The following are encoded in a window of Vigna unguiculata cultivar IT97K-499-35 chromosome 8, ASM411807v1, whole genome shotgun sequence genomic DNA:
- the LOC114195258 gene encoding lachrymatory-factor synthase-like, whose protein sequence is MEQDSHHHQRWEGKVSARLRNVTKAQAWPLVKDFFNLHKRFPTLATCYGLHGSNGDPGCIRYCAGFSIPSNGPESVSWSKERLLAVDDVDFWLKYEIVESNIGFNSYESTMKVTSDDDDDDDDESNGCMLEWSFAVDPVKGLELEELVGKYHVALQVMAQKMEEEIQSLVSGILNNT, encoded by the coding sequence ATGGAGCAAGATTCCCATCATCACCAAAGATGGGAAGGCAAGGTTTCAGCGAGGTTGCGAAACGTCACCAAAGCACAAGCATGGCCTCTGGTGAAAGACTTCTTCAATCTCCACAAGCGCTTCCCCACGCTCGCCACGTGCTACGGGCTTCACGGATCCAACGGTGATCCTGGCTGCATAAGATACTGCGCCGGCTTCTCCATCCCATCCAACGGTCCAGAAAGCGTGAGCTGGTCCAAGGAGAGGCTGCTTGCCGTTGATGATGTTGACTTCTGGCTCAAGTATGAGATAGTGGAGAGCAACATTGGATTCAATTCGTATGAGTCCACGATGAAGGTCACGagcgatgatgatgatgatgatgatgatgagtcAAATGGATGTATGTTGGAATGGTCCTTCGCCGTTGATCCTGTGAAAGGGTTGGAGCTTGAGGAACTGGTTGGGAAGTACCATGTGGCCCTTCAGGTTATGGCCCAGAAAATGGAGGAAGAAATTCAAAGTTTGGTGAGTGGAATTTTGAACAATACATGA